From one Dermacentor variabilis isolate Ectoservices chromosome 3, ASM5094787v1, whole genome shotgun sequence genomic stretch:
- the LOC142574839 gene encoding solute carrier family 22 member 7-like yields MESGANAGSDQVASPPRSILDGFVSSSDTRPIIQENVYVILGHGKFQRRVLSCAVLCLTVLLLHAFAYRLIGRPVQHWCRPPDEFLHVPVQEWKNVAIPVLADGSLSECSVYDPPVPGENGSERRVVSCNQWDYAGDRQEDSIVSAWDLVCSRHWLYALSESTYMMAPMVFVPLAGIAADRQGRRPIILACAFTMLLASLAASSSQVFTMFLVTRSFVAASSSTTNLLVFIVLYEVTGEEHRALYSLLATSVGSAMAMPLMSLVSMANPSWWLSHTFLATVTAVAVAWCDMIDESPVWLIETHRIRLAELVILNAAAQNRIDLAKARTTFKALRRQLEKRETASPTSTTGSARVSPLSRRAVSVLVSWFGVCFAFYGTGLRETSLDTHRAVLAFTLHVLLLVAAYRGITKWGQRVSLSMVLALLGVSSTLQAALHQLEITIPWTVLTRLVVNSSAAVSMSVNYGYTTEVFPTSIRSRGLCVSYSVGRAGALLATFVNSMFSDNALVFDITMTLIVFASGMAIQWLPEIFVHKKMQPSTLEPAALTDQQRKEALKASLAQGTEPVAKRAKRHKRHRKPAHDVTLPEVLTPSGTMSPMAVVSTRDKYLSSSKSVRRSQQKKKGTNSTAVSPPSLGPISR; encoded by the exons ATGGAATCGGGAGCCAATGCCGGCTCAGATCAGGTAGCGTCGCCGCCGCGGAGCATCCTGGATGGCTTCGTGTCTTCCTCGGACACGCGGCCCATCATCCAGGAGAACGTCTACGTCATTCTGGGCCACGGCAAGTTCCAGAGGAGGGTGCTGTCGTGCGCCGTGCTTTGCCTGACGGTGCTTCTGTTGCACGCGTTCGCGTACCGACTCATCGGTCGTCCCGTGCAGCACTGGTGTCGCCCGCCCGACGAATTTCTGCACGTGCCCGTCCAGGAGTGGAAAAACGTGGCCATACCCGTCTTGGCCGACGGCAGCCTCAGCGAGTGCAGCGTATACGACCCACCGGTGCCG GGAGAAAACGGCAGCGAACGAAGAGTGGTGTCTTGCAACCAGTGGGATTACGCCGGTGACCGACAGGAAGACAGCATCGTCAGCGCCTGGGACCTGGTGTGTAGCCGCCACTGGCTCTACGCGCTGTCGGAGTCCACGTACATGATGGCCCCCATGGTGTTCGTTCCACTGGCAGGAATCGCGGCTGACCGCCAGGGGCGCAGGCCCATTATCCTTGCCTGCGCCTTCACGATGCTGCTTGCCAGCCTTGCTGCCAGTTCGTCGCAGGTTTTCACCATGTTCCTTGTGACACGGTCTTTTGTTGCCGCCTCGAGCAGCACCACCAATCTGCTGGTTTTCATCGTGCTTTACGAGGTGACGGGCGAGGAACATCGCGCTCTCTACAGCCTCCTGGCTACGAGCGTCGGTTCGGCGATGGCGATGCCGCTGATGTCCCTCGTGTCGATGGCCAATCCGAGTTGGTGGCTATCTCACACGTTCCTCGCAACGGTCACTGCGGTGGCGGTTGCCTGGTGCGACATGATCGACGAGTCTCCGGTCTGGCTCATTGAAACGCACAGAATTCGGCTAGCCGAGCTCGTGATACTGAACGCTGCCGCGCAAAACCGCATCGACCTGGCCAAGGCCAGGACAACGTTCAAGGCGCTCAGGCGGCAGCTGGAGAAGCGAGAGACGGCGTCCCCGACGAGCACCACCGGCTCGGCCAGAGTATCCCCGCTTAGCCGGCGCGCTGTATCCGTGCTCGTTTCCTGGTTCGGGGTGTGCTTTGCTTTCTACGGAACAGGCCTTCGCGAGACGTCACTCGATACCCATCGGGCGGTGTTGGCATTCACGCTACACGTGCTGCTGCTCGTCGCCGCCTACCGAGGCATCACTAAGTGGGGCCAACGAGTCTCGTTGTCCATGGTGCTGGCGCTGCTCGGCGTGTCCAGCACCCTCCAGGCCGCACTCCATCAATTGGAAATCACCATACCCTGGACCGTGCTTACGAGACTCGTGGTCAACAGCAGCGCCGCCGTATCCATGTCGGTCAACTACGGCTACACGACGGAAGTGTTCCCCACCTCGATACGAAGCAGAGGCCTCTGCGTGTCGTACTCGGTCGGGCGTGCTGGGGCGCTGCTGGCCACGTTTGTGAACTCGATGTTTTCTGACAATGCTCTCGTGTTCGACATCACCATGACGCTGATCGTGTTTGCCAGCGGGATGGCGATCCAGTGGCTGCCCGAAATATTTGTCCACAAGAAGATGCAGCCGTCGACACTGGAGCCGGCCGCATTGACCGATCAGCAACGGAAGGAAGCGCTGAAAGCATCCTTGGCCCAGGGCACGGAGCCTGTCGCCAAGAGGGCCAAACGTCACAAACGGCATCGCAAGCCAGCACACGACGTTACGTTACCGGAGGTGCTAACACCGTCTGGGACGATGTCCCCAATGGCAGTGGTTAGCACAAGGGACAAGTACCTTTCTTCGTCCAAGAGTGTGAGACGCtcgcagcagaaaaagaaaggaacaaacagCACGGCCGTTTCGCCACCGTCACTAGGACCTATTTCGCGCTGA